In a genomic window of Streptomyces sp. NBC_01231:
- a CDS encoding aminoglycoside phosphotransferase family protein, producing MIAVPETFVRGTVEREGAAGETWLAELPGVVEELLGRWACVPDGGVTHGGVGLIAPVRRRGSGTAAVLKVSFPHPGNVHEPDAFAAWGGQGAVLLYERDDDRFAMLLERAGTRTLAEVEAGDEDVIVGVAGRLSRRLALPAPTGGPPLPRLRERTEVWEEELHRDAGELDHELPERVLDAALATVRELGPAQPDLLVHGDLHARNILCADREPWLAVDPKGCVGDPAYDGGTLLKSRALALLEADDLGKAVHRALDVFAEAAELDRERVRRWAQFHAVQAAFHGRRHGFRVARGGARLDWIIRFADELADFLTQPSR from the coding sequence ATGATCGCGGTACCGGAGACGTTCGTACGCGGCACGGTCGAGCGGGAGGGAGCGGCCGGGGAGACCTGGCTGGCCGAACTGCCGGGCGTCGTGGAGGAGTTGCTGGGTCGCTGGGCGTGCGTGCCCGACGGCGGGGTCACCCACGGGGGCGTCGGCCTGATCGCCCCGGTACGGCGGCGTGGTTCGGGGACCGCCGCCGTGCTGAAGGTGTCGTTCCCGCATCCCGGCAACGTGCACGAGCCGGACGCGTTCGCCGCGTGGGGCGGGCAGGGCGCCGTCCTGCTGTACGAGCGGGACGACGACCGGTTCGCGATGTTGCTGGAGCGGGCCGGCACGCGGACGCTGGCGGAGGTCGAGGCCGGTGACGAGGACGTGATCGTCGGTGTGGCGGGGCGTCTCAGTCGCCGGCTTGCCCTGCCCGCGCCGACCGGAGGGCCGCCGCTGCCACGGCTGCGGGAGCGGACCGAGGTCTGGGAGGAGGAACTGCACAGGGACGCGGGCGAGTTGGACCACGAGCTGCCGGAACGGGTGCTCGACGCCGCCCTGGCGACCGTCCGCGAGCTGGGCCCGGCGCAGCCGGACCTCCTGGTCCACGGCGACCTGCACGCCCGGAACATCCTGTGCGCCGACCGGGAACCCTGGCTGGCCGTCGATCCCAAGGGCTGTGTGGGAGACCCCGCCTACGACGGCGGCACCCTGCTCAAGTCGCGGGCCCTGGCGCTGCTGGAGGCGGACGACCTGGGCAAGGCCGTGCATCGCGCCCTGGACGTGTTCGCGGAGGCGGCGGAGCTCGACCGGGAACGGGTCAGGCGCTGGGCCCAGTTCCACGCGGTGCAGGCCGCGTTCCACGGGCGTCGGCACGGGTTCCGGGTGGCCCGGGGCGGGGCACGGCTGGACTGGATCATCCGGTTCGCGGACGAGTTGGCGGACTTCCTCACGCAGCCCTCCCGGTAG
- a CDS encoding pectinesterase family protein, translating into MSETRSRTRHRRRKTALAVTLPLALTAAGTMAFGTDLGLFGADAQSTASAATAAPAWATATADGFASVNALGQNGTYGGRDGKTVTVKTLADLEKYATAPEPYVIVVAAAITMNPVGKEIKVQSDKTIVGAGTSGHIVGGGFFLGQGVHNVIIRNLTIRDAYQGVWNDKEHDFDAIQMDGAHHVWIDHNDLRHMADGLIDSRKDTTYLTVSWNKLSQENKAFGIGWTDNVTADMTIHHNWIRETEQRNPSTDNVAHAHLYNNYLEDEAGTSITSSYGNYSRGKTNMVLENSYFQGLKNPVTRDDTATVVQRGNVFSGTSGDNESGGPGAAWDPKKYYAYTLDKAADVPALLKSGVGPRTSIGTTATTATTKAAAATTLTVAKDGSGQYSTVQAAVNAVPANNPSRVVIAVKPGTYRELVKVPSNKPHVTIQGTGGSRKDTTIVYNNASGTPKPGGGTYGTGGSASVAVDADDFQARNLTISNDFDEAAHQDIANQAVALRTSADKVFLDGVIVSGDQDTLLVDTASKDKLGRVYIANSYVIGNTDFIFGRATAVIDKSVITLKKRWNGTSAGYVTAPSTAANRKGILIANSTVSGDVSDRSFFLGRPWHAGGDASLDPQTTVRNTSLSAAIRTTPWTDMSGFSWKDDRFAEYKNTGSGSGAASSDRPQLTDAQATGQEVADWLGDWTPTAS; encoded by the coding sequence GTGAGCGAAACCCGCAGCAGGACCCGCCACCGCAGAAGGAAGACGGCGCTGGCGGTGACTCTCCCCCTCGCCCTGACCGCCGCCGGGACCATGGCGTTCGGCACTGACCTCGGTCTCTTCGGCGCGGACGCACAGTCGACGGCGTCCGCCGCCACGGCCGCCCCCGCCTGGGCCACCGCCACCGCCGACGGCTTCGCCTCCGTCAACGCGCTGGGCCAGAACGGCACCTACGGCGGCCGGGACGGCAAGACCGTCACCGTCAAGACCCTCGCCGACCTGGAGAAGTACGCGACCGCGCCGGAGCCGTACGTGATCGTCGTCGCCGCGGCCATCACCATGAACCCGGTCGGGAAAGAGATCAAGGTCCAGTCGGACAAGACCATCGTCGGCGCCGGCACCTCCGGGCACATCGTCGGTGGCGGATTCTTCCTCGGCCAGGGCGTGCACAACGTCATCATCCGCAACCTGACGATCCGGGACGCCTACCAGGGCGTGTGGAACGACAAGGAGCACGACTTCGACGCCATCCAGATGGACGGCGCCCACCATGTCTGGATCGACCACAACGACCTGCGGCACATGGCCGACGGACTCATCGACAGCCGCAAGGACACCACGTACCTGACGGTCTCCTGGAACAAACTGAGCCAGGAGAACAAGGCGTTCGGCATCGGCTGGACCGACAACGTCACCGCGGACATGACGATCCACCACAACTGGATCCGCGAGACGGAGCAACGCAACCCCTCCACGGACAACGTCGCCCACGCACACCTCTACAACAACTACCTGGAGGACGAGGCGGGCACCTCCATCACCTCCTCCTACGGCAACTACTCGCGCGGCAAAACCAACATGGTCCTGGAGAACTCCTACTTCCAGGGCCTGAAGAACCCGGTGACCCGCGACGACACGGCCACCGTCGTGCAGCGCGGCAACGTGTTCTCCGGCACGAGCGGCGACAACGAGAGCGGCGGCCCCGGTGCCGCGTGGGACCCGAAGAAGTACTACGCGTACACGCTGGACAAGGCCGCCGACGTCCCGGCGCTCCTCAAGTCGGGTGTGGGCCCCCGCACTTCCATCGGTACGACGGCCACGACGGCCACGACGAAGGCAGCCGCGGCCACCACCCTCACCGTCGCCAAGGACGGCAGCGGGCAGTACTCGACGGTCCAGGCCGCCGTGAACGCCGTACCCGCGAACAACCCCTCCCGCGTGGTGATCGCCGTCAAGCCGGGCACGTACCGCGAGCTGGTCAAGGTCCCGTCCAACAAGCCGCACGTCACCATCCAGGGCACCGGCGGCAGCCGCAAGGACACCACGATCGTCTACAACAACGCGTCGGGCACCCCCAAGCCCGGCGGAGGCACCTACGGCACCGGCGGCAGCGCCAGCGTCGCCGTCGACGCGGACGACTTCCAGGCCCGCAACCTGACCATCTCCAACGACTTCGACGAGGCCGCCCACCAGGACATCGCCAACCAGGCGGTCGCCCTGCGCACCTCCGCCGACAAGGTGTTCCTCGACGGCGTCATCGTCAGCGGCGACCAGGACACCCTGCTGGTGGACACCGCGTCCAAGGACAAGCTGGGCCGCGTCTACATCGCCAACTCCTACGTCATCGGCAACACCGACTTCATCTTCGGCCGCGCCACCGCGGTGATCGACAAGTCCGTCATCACCCTGAAGAAGCGCTGGAACGGCACCTCGGCCGGCTACGTCACGGCCCCCAGCACGGCCGCGAACCGCAAGGGCATCCTGATCGCCAACTCCACGGTGAGCGGTGACGTGTCCGACCGGAGCTTCTTCCTCGGCCGCCCCTGGCACGCCGGTGGCGACGCGAGCCTCGACCCGCAGACCACCGTCCGCAACACCAGCCTCAGCGCCGCGATCAGGACCACTCCCTGGACCGACATGAGCGGCTTCTCCTGGAAGGACGACCGCTTCGCCGAGTACAAGAACACCGGCTCGGGCTCGGGCGCCGCGAGCTCCGACCGCCCCCAGCTGACCGACGCCCAGGCCACCGGCCAGGAGGTCGCCGACTGGCTGGGCGACTGGACGCCCACGGCTTCCTGA
- a CDS encoding immunity 49 family protein: MRIERHRVGEAAVAAVRDDFVNRIGSQVRSMSKAGPVTAYEWWLLAEEFVEYLGALSVETPDLHTPEAKAVLEDAVEAAAGAVAYAAYFPNNHFQVFLNYVNWGMVYDPEAEGSPESVGAGQWLDAFCLSVLGAKAEWHGEAFHFAREAPQQGRAGRPDTELINGFMAYVIGDTGDDDANYPPSREEKLAAIDAAIARIRALEAETAEDLVDHPHSLGLQALRALTAGDREAFGSAVVRLLLPLADLPRPGARPGSLLPLLPLALTALAYRREGWPSPVDSGYLPHALVTGFETPPPRVGAYGRDRRPDAVAELAFGVVELERPVDPQPLSPESEAQFERYTREAFTPVPGEPLAAWELAHAVTDQEILFKTRASHSADATDLQFGNLRLAAELGAALFRTTLAEPGTEVEVTIDGTTVTYPACRDEDAGPGAWHRAVNLALITGRREDLAPLVLAGPTCVSSDGSAFASYRQALHDYLRGEDPEPATDQALLDCAKAQNHAFLPPPAVLFSQLVEGDEETFNLALLDALEAHRDHHRIADRATDCDAAINLDILALVCHARRRGWQIRVTSPYLPARILEAAEPF, translated from the coding sequence GTGCGAATAGAGCGGCACCGGGTCGGGGAGGCGGCCGTCGCGGCGGTCCGCGATGATTTCGTCAACCGGATCGGCTCGCAGGTGCGGTCGATGTCGAAGGCCGGTCCGGTGACCGCGTACGAGTGGTGGCTGCTCGCCGAGGAGTTCGTCGAGTACCTGGGCGCGCTCTCCGTCGAGACGCCCGATCTGCACACGCCGGAGGCGAAGGCGGTGCTGGAGGACGCGGTGGAGGCCGCCGCCGGGGCGGTGGCGTACGCGGCGTACTTCCCGAACAACCACTTCCAGGTCTTCCTCAACTATGTGAACTGGGGCATGGTCTACGACCCCGAGGCCGAGGGCAGCCCGGAGTCGGTCGGCGCCGGCCAGTGGCTGGACGCGTTCTGCCTGTCCGTCCTCGGTGCCAAGGCCGAATGGCACGGCGAGGCCTTCCACTTCGCCCGCGAGGCCCCGCAGCAGGGCCGGGCCGGGCGGCCCGACACCGAGCTGATCAACGGCTTCATGGCGTACGTCATCGGCGACACCGGGGACGACGACGCGAACTACCCGCCCTCCCGCGAGGAGAAGCTCGCCGCGATCGACGCGGCGATCGCCCGGATCCGGGCCCTGGAGGCGGAGACCGCCGAGGACCTGGTCGACCATCCGCACAGCCTCGGTCTACAGGCCCTGCGAGCGCTGACCGCGGGCGACCGGGAGGCGTTCGGCTCGGCGGTGGTACGACTGCTGCTGCCGCTCGCCGACCTCCCCCGCCCGGGGGCGCGTCCGGGCAGCCTGCTGCCGCTGCTGCCGCTCGCGCTGACGGCGCTGGCGTACCGCCGCGAGGGCTGGCCGTCCCCCGTCGACTCCGGGTATCTGCCGCACGCGCTGGTCACCGGTTTCGAGACGCCGCCGCCGCGAGTGGGGGCGTACGGCCGTGACCGGCGCCCGGACGCGGTCGCCGAACTCGCCTTCGGTGTGGTGGAGTTGGAGCGGCCGGTGGATCCGCAGCCGCTGAGCCCGGAGAGCGAGGCCCAGTTCGAGCGGTACACCCGGGAGGCCTTCACCCCGGTGCCGGGGGAGCCACTCGCCGCCTGGGAGCTGGCGCACGCCGTCACGGACCAGGAGATCCTCTTCAAGACCCGCGCCTCGCACTCCGCCGACGCGACGGACCTCCAGTTCGGCAACCTGCGGCTCGCCGCCGAGCTGGGCGCCGCACTCTTCCGTACGACGCTGGCGGAGCCCGGCACCGAGGTCGAGGTGACGATCGACGGGACGACCGTCACGTACCCCGCCTGCCGTGACGAGGACGCCGGGCCGGGCGCCTGGCACCGGGCGGTGAACCTCGCCCTGATCACGGGCCGTCGCGAGGACCTGGCGCCGCTGGTCCTCGCGGGCCCGACCTGTGTCTCCTCCGACGGGTCCGCCTTCGCCTCGTACCGGCAGGCCCTGCACGACTACCTGCGCGGCGAGGATCCCGAACCCGCCACGGACCAGGCACTGCTGGACTGCGCGAAGGCCCAGAACCACGCGTTCCTGCCGCCCCCGGCGGTCCTGTTCTCCCAGCTCGTCGAAGGCGACGAGGAGACCTTCAACCTGGCCCTCCTCGACGCCCTCGAAGCCCACCGCGACCACCACCGCATCGCCGACCGCGCCACCGACTGCGACGCCGCGATCAACCTCGACATCCTGGCCCTCGTCTGCCACGCCCGCCGCCGCGGCTGGCAGATCAGGGTCACGTCCCCGTACCTGCCGGCGCGGATCCTGGAGGCGGCGGAGCCGTTCTAG
- a CDS encoding beta-lactamase family protein: MRIRLALTTLALATALTVGAALPAAAATPPSGAPAAADPAVQDILDHLPDDVVAGALVRRDGVGAAAGPVSADAYVRIGSVTKVFTNTVVLQLVAEHRIGLDTPARRYVPEVLPEAYERVTVRRLLDHTSGLPRPAPTPGPADGPGWQLKSVQPRDFLRDSFAAATDVPPATPSEQQYNGLNSLVLGLIVEKVTGYSFTRELEHRIIRPLRLRHTSLPAADDPTIPSPHAEVYLDGQDVTEQSPYPWAEGGMISTAADLDRFLTALFRGRLLPPAQQKLVFEVPNVRSAADNTNCVGQAACYSVGGLMRHQLPNGEYAWGKTGSRPGWDNGVFATRDLRHRVVYSLNPTGTGSDLPYIKALVNAALTD, encoded by the coding sequence ATGCGTATCCGCCTCGCCCTCACCACCCTCGCCCTGGCCACCGCTCTCACCGTCGGCGCGGCTCTGCCCGCGGCCGCCGCCACGCCTCCTTCCGGCGCCCCGGCGGCCGCCGACCCGGCTGTCCAGGACATCCTCGACCACCTGCCCGACGACGTCGTCGCGGGCGCGCTGGTCAGACGGGACGGCGTGGGCGCCGCTGCCGGCCCTGTCTCCGCTGACGCGTATGTCCGGATCGGCAGTGTGACCAAGGTGTTCACCAACACGGTGGTCCTCCAACTCGTCGCCGAGCACCGGATCGGCCTGGACACACCGGCGCGACGGTACGTCCCCGAGGTGCTGCCCGAGGCGTACGAGCGCGTCACCGTGCGCCGGCTCCTCGACCACACGAGCGGCCTGCCCAGGCCCGCACCGACCCCCGGCCCGGCCGACGGACCTGGATGGCAGCTCAAGTCCGTGCAACCCCGAGACTTCCTGCGCGACTCGTTCGCCGCAGCCACCGACGTGCCGCCCGCGACCCCCTCCGAGCAGCAGTACAACGGGCTCAACTCCCTGGTCCTCGGCCTGATCGTCGAGAAGGTCACCGGATACTCCTTCACCAGGGAACTGGAGCACAGGATCATCCGGCCGCTGCGCCTGCGCCACACCAGCCTGCCTGCCGCCGACGACCCGACAATCCCCTCGCCCCACGCGGAGGTGTACCTCGACGGGCAGGACGTGACCGAGCAGAGCCCGTATCCGTGGGCCGAGGGAGGCATGATCTCCACCGCCGCCGACCTGGACCGCTTCCTCACCGCGCTGTTCCGGGGCCGCCTGCTCCCGCCCGCCCAGCAGAAGCTGGTGTTCGAGGTGCCGAACGTGCGGAGCGCCGCCGACAACACGAACTGCGTGGGCCAGGCGGCCTGCTACAGCGTCGGCGGGCTCATGCGCCACCAGCTCCCGAACGGCGAGTACGCCTGGGGCAAGACCGGTTCTCGCCCCGGCTGGGACAACGGGGTCTTCGCCACCCGCGACCTCAGGCACCGCGTGGTGTACTCCCTGAACCCGACGGGGACGGGCAGTGACCTCCCGTACATCAAGGCGCTCGTCAACGCAGCGCTCACCGACTGA
- a CDS encoding DUF397 domain-containing protein produces MNRTPDLTTAVWRKSSYSDGGGTNCVEIADGLTDLVPVRDSKTPAAPPLVFAAVSWSAFVARIKSE; encoded by the coding sequence ATGAACCGAACTCCCGACCTCACCACTGCCGTGTGGCGCAAGTCGTCCTACAGCGACGGGGGCGGCACGAACTGCGTCGAGATCGCCGACGGCCTCACCGACCTCGTCCCCGTTCGTGACAGCAAGACCCCTGCTGCCCCTCCGCTGGTCTTCGCGGCCGTCTCCTGGTCGGCGTTCGTGGCGCGGATCAAGAGCGAGTAG